One region of Roseicitreum antarcticum genomic DNA includes:
- a CDS encoding ASKHA domain-containing protein, whose amino-acid sequence MSDALVIFTPSGKRGRFAHGTPVLTAARQLGVDLDSVCGGRGICSKCQVSPGVGAFTKHGVTVSPDALTEWNSVEQRYKDKRGLLDGRRLGCQARIQGDVVIDVPAESQVHRQVVRKDVTARDIVMDPATRLFFVQVAEPDMHEPSGDFERLNAALADQWGIGPVDAGLDVLRALQPALRKGKWGVTVAVHQGHGIARPVAVDIWPGLYDGGLFGLAIDLGSTTIAAHLCDLRTGAVRASGGIMNPQIRFGEDLMSRVSYVMMNPGGDIEMTRVVREGMNTLIADIARAEGIDPRAMVEAVVVCNPVMHHLFLGIDPVELGQAPFALVTSGAMNLRASEVDLVAINAQARLYMLPCIAGHVGADAAAVALSEAPELSDDLVLVVDVGTNAEILLGNKTRVLACSSPTGPAFEGAQISSGQRAAPGAIEAIRIDPVTKEPRFRVIGCDLWSDEDGFGAATKASGITGICGSGIIEAVAEMRMAGLVDASGLIGSASQAGTERLQPEGRTHVYVIHDASDTGGPRITVTQGDIRAIQLAKSALYAGARLLMDEMGVDKVDRVVLAGAFGAHISPKHAMVLGMIPDAHLDQVTSAGNAAGTGARIALCNIAARAGIEVTVGNIHKVETAIEPRFQEHFVAANALPHAVDPFPELSRIVTLPNVSFNTGGDGTGGGRRRRRA is encoded by the coding sequence ATGTCGGATGCGCTGGTGATCTTCACGCCCTCGGGCAAGCGGGGGCGGTTTGCCCATGGAACGCCGGTACTGACGGCTGCGCGGCAACTGGGGGTCGATCTGGATTCGGTCTGCGGTGGACGCGGCATCTGTTCCAAATGCCAGGTCAGCCCCGGCGTCGGCGCGTTTACCAAGCACGGCGTGACCGTATCGCCCGATGCCTTGACCGAATGGAACAGTGTCGAGCAACGCTACAAGGACAAGCGGGGCCTGCTGGATGGGCGGCGGCTGGGCTGCCAGGCGCGCATTCAGGGCGATGTGGTCATCGACGTGCCTGCCGAAAGCCAGGTGCACCGGCAGGTTGTGCGCAAGGATGTGACCGCGCGCGATATCGTCATGGATCCCGCGACGCGGCTGTTCTTCGTGCAGGTGGCGGAACCGGACATGCACGAACCCTCGGGCGATTTTGAGCGGTTGAACGCGGCGCTGGCCGACCAATGGGGTATCGGCCCGGTGGATGCAGGGCTGGATGTGTTGCGCGCGCTGCAACCTGCGTTGCGCAAGGGCAAATGGGGTGTCACCGTCGCGGTGCATCAGGGGCATGGCATCGCGCGGCCCGTGGCGGTCGACATCTGGCCGGGGCTTTATGATGGCGGGCTGTTCGGGCTGGCGATCGACCTTGGATCGACCACCATCGCCGCGCATCTGTGTGACCTGCGCACCGGGGCGGTGCGTGCGTCAGGCGGGATCATGAACCCGCAGATCCGCTTTGGCGAGGATCTGATGAGCCGGGTCAGCTATGTCATGATGAACCCCGGCGGCGATATCGAGATGACGCGCGTGGTCCGCGAAGGCATGAACACGCTGATCGCCGATATTGCGCGGGCCGAAGGGATCGACCCCCGCGCCATGGTCGAGGCTGTGGTGGTCTGCAACCCGGTAATGCACCACCTGTTCCTGGGGATCGATCCGGTGGAACTGGGTCAGGCGCCATTTGCGCTGGTCACGTCGGGGGCTATGAACCTGCGCGCGTCCGAGGTGGATCTGGTCGCGATCAATGCGCAGGCGCGGCTTTACATGCTGCCGTGTATCGCGGGGCATGTGGGCGCGGATGCTGCTGCCGTGGCCCTTTCCGAGGCGCCGGAACTGTCGGATGACCTGGTCCTCGTGGTCGATGTGGGCACCAATGCCGAGATCTTGCTGGGCAATAAAACGCGCGTGCTGGCATGTTCCTCGCCCACTGGCCCCGCGTTCGAGGGCGCGCAGATCTCCAGCGGTCAGCGCGCGGCACCCGGCGCGATCGAGGCGATCCGCATTGACCCGGTCACCAAGGAGCCGCGTTTCCGCGTGATCGGCTGTGACCTGTGGTCCGATGAGGACGGGTTTGGCGCCGCCACCAAGGCAAGCGGGATCACCGGCATCTGCGGGTCAGGCATCATCGAGGCGGTTGCCGAAATGCGCATGGCGGGGTTGGTCGATGCGTCGGGCCTGATCGGCTCGGCTTCGCAGGCGGGCACCGAACGCTTGCAGCCCGAAGGGCGCACGCATGTCTATGTGATCCATGATGCAAGCGACACCGGCGGACCGCGCATCACCGTGACACAGGGCGACATCCGCGCGATCCAACTGGCAAAATCGGCGCTTTATGCGGGCGCGCGGCTGTTGATGGATGAAATGGGCGTGGACAAGGTGGATCGCGTGGTGCTGGCGGGCGCGTTTGGGGCGCATATCAGCCCCAAACATGCAATGGTGCTGGGCATGATCCCCGATGCGCATCTGGATCAGGTGACGAGCGCTGGCAACGCCGCAGGCACCGGCGCGCGGATTGCCCTGTGCAACATCGCGGCGCGGGCAGGGATCGAGGTTACTGTGGGCAATATCCACAAGGTGGAAACCGCGATTGAGCCACGGTTTCAGGAACATTTCGTCGCGGCCAATGCGCTGCCCCATGCGGTGGACCCGTTCCCCGAATTGTCGCGGATCGTGACGTTACCTAATGTCAGCTTCAACACCGGGGGCGATGGCACGGGGGGCGGACGGCGCAGGCGGCGGGCGTGA
- a CDS encoding carboxynorspermidine decarboxylase, whose translation MQTPYYLIDKSRLLPNMEKIAWLRENSGAKSLLALKCFATWSVFDFMAEYMDGTTSSSLFEMQLGRDKFGGETHAYSVAWSEAEMPQVVANSDKVIFNTLGQLDRFDAATAGHARGLRVNPGVSTSEFDLADPARPFSRLGESDPAVVAKALERVSGFMFHNNCENADFDRFDAMLNHIEDRFGPLIRQMQWISLGGGIHFTGEGYPLDRLAERLKRFAGENEVQVYLEPGEAAITRSTTLELTVLDTLFNGKNLAIVDSSIEAHMLDLLIYREPARVSPDTGDHAWMVCGKSCLAGDIFGEFRFEAPLQPGDRVSIQDAAGYTMVKKNWFNGVQMPGIAVRELDGSVRLVRQFGYDEFVSALS comes from the coding sequence ATCCAGACCCCCTATTACCTCATTGATAAATCCCGCCTCCTGCCGAATATGGAGAAGATCGCCTGGCTGCGCGAAAACTCTGGCGCGAAATCACTGCTGGCGCTGAAGTGCTTTGCCACATGGTCGGTGTTCGACTTCATGGCGGAGTATATGGACGGCACCACCAGTTCCTCGCTGTTCGAGATGCAGTTGGGCCGCGACAAGTTCGGCGGCGAGACGCATGCCTATTCGGTGGCATGGTCCGAGGCCGAGATGCCGCAGGTCGTCGCCAATTCCGACAAGGTGATCTTCAACACCCTGGGCCAGTTGGACCGCTTCGATGCCGCTACCGCAGGCCACGCACGCGGGCTGCGGGTGAACCCGGGCGTCAGCACCTCGGAATTCGATCTGGCCGACCCGGCGCGCCCGTTTTCACGCCTGGGCGAAAGCGACCCCGCGGTGGTGGCAAAGGCGTTGGAGCGGGTGAGCGGCTTCATGTTCCATAACAACTGTGAAAACGCCGATTTCGACCGTTTCGACGCGATGTTGAACCATATCGAAGACCGTTTCGGCCCGCTGATCCGGCAAATGCAGTGGATCAGCCTGGGCGGTGGCATTCATTTCACCGGCGAGGGGTATCCGCTGGACCGGCTGGCCGAACGGCTAAAGCGCTTCGCCGGTGAGAATGAGGTGCAGGTCTATCTGGAACCCGGCGAGGCGGCGATTACCCGGTCCACCACGCTGGAACTGACGGTGCTGGACACGCTGTTCAACGGCAAGAACCTTGCCATCGTCGACAGCTCGATCGAGGCGCATATGCTCGACCTGCTGATCTACCGGGAGCCCGCCCGCGTCAGTCCCGATACTGGCGATCACGCATGGATGGTGTGCGGAAAATCCTGCCTTGCAGGGGATATTTTCGGTGAATTCCGGTTCGAGGCGCCGCTGCAACCGGGCGACCGGGTGTCCATTCAGGACGCGGCGGGCTATACAATGGTGAAGAAAAACTGGTTCAACGGCGTACAGATGCCCGGTATCGCGGTTCGGGAACTCGACGGTTCGGTGCGGTTGGTGCGGCAATTCGGCTATGATGAATTCGTCAGCGCGCTTTCCTGA
- a CDS encoding saccharopine dehydrogenase family protein yields MKRNVLIIGAGGVAQVTAHKCAQHAPALGDIHIASRTKAKCDEIIASIHEKGSLKGGGALSAHALDAMDTPAVSALIRETGAQIVINVGSPFVNMSVLAACIETGAAYMDTAIHEDPEKICETPPWYGNYEWQRRDACARAGVTAILGIGFDPGVVNAYAKLAIADHVPDPVSIDIVDINAGSHGRWFATNFDPEINFREFTGTVYSWQDGAWQTNKMFEVGKVWDLPVVGEQKAYMTGHDEVHSLATHYPNADVRFWMGFGDHYINVFTVLKNLGLLSEQPVKTAEGLEVVPLKVVKAVLPDPASLAPDYEGKTCIGTQVRNAAGAEVFIYNVADHREAFAEVGSQGISYTAGVPPVAAALLIADGTWDTGTMVNVEELDPKPFLRLLDGMGLPTRLRDERGDRAWDE; encoded by the coding sequence ATGAAACGCAATGTCTTGATCATCGGGGCCGGGGGTGTCGCACAGGTGACGGCGCATAAATGCGCGCAGCATGCACCAGCCCTGGGCGATATTCACATTGCCAGCCGCACAAAGGCCAAATGTGATGAGATCATCGCGTCCATCCATGAAAAGGGCAGCCTGAAGGGCGGCGGAGCGTTGTCCGCGCACGCGCTCGATGCGATGGACACGCCCGCCGTGTCCGCCCTGATCCGCGAAACCGGTGCGCAGATCGTCATCAACGTGGGCAGCCCGTTCGTGAACATGTCGGTATTGGCCGCATGTATTGAGACAGGCGCGGCCTATATGGATACCGCGATCCATGAAGACCCCGAAAAGATCTGCGAGACGCCGCCCTGGTATGGCAATTACGAATGGCAGCGCCGCGATGCCTGCGCCAGGGCGGGCGTTACTGCGATCCTGGGCATCGGGTTCGATCCGGGCGTGGTGAACGCTTATGCGAAGCTGGCAATCGCCGATCATGTGCCCGACCCGGTGTCGATCGACATCGTGGACATCAACGCAGGCAGCCACGGCCGCTGGTTCGCCACCAACTTTGACCCAGAGATCAACTTTCGCGAATTTACCGGCACGGTCTACAGCTGGCAGGACGGCGCGTGGCAGACCAACAAAATGTTCGAGGTCGGCAAGGTCTGGGATCTGCCGGTCGTGGGAGAACAAAAGGCCTATATGACTGGCCATGATGAGGTGCACAGCCTTGCCACCCATTACCCCAATGCCGATGTGCGGTTCTGGATGGGCTTTGGCGATCATTACATCAACGTCTTTACTGTACTGAAAAACCTTGGTCTTTTGTCCGAACAGCCGGTGAAAACGGCTGAAGGGCTGGAAGTGGTGCCACTGAAAGTGGTGAAGGCCGTATTGCCCGACCCCGCGTCGCTGGCCCCCGATTATGAGGGCAAGACCTGCATCGGCACGCAGGTGCGCAATGCCGCCGGGGCCGAGGTGTTCATCTACAACGTCGCCGACCATCGCGAGGCTTTTGCCGAGGTCGGCAGCCAGGGCATCAGCTACACTGCGGGCGTGCCGCCGGTGGCTGCCGCGCTGCTGATCGCGGACGGCACCTGGGACACTGGCACAATGGTCAATGTCGAAGAACTGGACCCCAAACCCTTCTTGCGGCTGCTCGATGGCATGGGCCTGCCCACACGGTTGCGCGATGAGCGCGGGGATCGTGCCTGGGATGAGTGA
- a CDS encoding sigma-70 family RNA polymerase sigma factor: MTFQPPSDPSGPLLAKIALQDRSAFRTLYSASASKLLGVLVRMLGNRAEAEDALQEVFTRIWLNAHKFDPDKGGGMGWLITIARNHAIDRLRTRKPEAQRRTRDDGDTVDPVDMLADPTPGVEAMLATRGDMQRVVECFGTLEREKSAAVKGAYLEGLSYQDLSERFNVPLNTMRSWLRRSLLQLRECLDQ; the protein is encoded by the coding sequence GTGACGTTTCAGCCCCCCTCTGACCCTTCCGGGCCGCTGCTGGCCAAAATTGCCCTGCAGGACCGCTCGGCGTTCCGCACGCTTTATTCTGCCAGCGCCTCGAAACTTCTGGGGGTGCTGGTGCGTATGCTTGGGAACAGGGCTGAAGCCGAAGATGCGCTACAAGAAGTTTTTACGCGCATATGGCTGAATGCCCACAAGTTTGACCCGGATAAAGGCGGCGGCATGGGCTGGTTGATCACAATTGCGCGCAATCACGCGATAGACCGGCTGCGCACGCGCAAGCCCGAGGCGCAGCGCAGAACGCGCGATGATGGTGATACGGTCGATCCTGTGGATATGCTTGCAGATCCGACCCCAGGGGTCGAGGCGATGCTGGCCACGCGCGGCGACATGCAGCGGGTGGTGGAGTGTTTCGGCACGCTGGAGCGGGAGAAGTCCGCCGCCGTAAAGGGCGCCTACCTCGAAGGGCTTTCCTATCAGGACCTGTCCGAACGCTTCAACGTGCCGCTCAACACCATGCGCTCCTGGTTGCGCCGCAGCCTGCTGCAACTGCGGGAGTGTCTTGACCAATGA
- a CDS encoding anti-sigma factor encodes MTDRIDLPHNEDDEMLAAEYVLGVLDLPDRLAVEKRLRNEPQLAARVTGWQARLGPLDEEYEPVKAPDLMPQIESRLFPKASRENPVALPRRWAFWRGAALGLVIVVLAVAIVSISQPRDPGSPFVTQQATLAAELQAETGELALSAAWGGGTLSLTRVSGSDAGPGQDYEVWAIAPDSAPVSLGLLRGTQVRLSAEVAEGWTLAVSLEPEGGSTTGAPTGPVLAAAALSPV; translated from the coding sequence ATGACCGACCGCATTGATCTGCCCCATAACGAAGATGATGAGATGCTTGCCGCAGAATATGTGCTGGGCGTGCTGGATCTGCCTGACCGGCTGGCGGTGGAAAAGCGACTGCGCAATGAGCCGCAATTGGCCGCGCGCGTCACCGGCTGGCAGGCGCGGTTGGGTCCGCTGGACGAGGAATATGAACCCGTCAAGGCCCCCGACCTGATGCCCCAGATCGAGAGCCGGCTGTTCCCGAAAGCCAGCCGCGAGAACCCCGTGGCACTTCCGCGACGCTGGGCGTTCTGGCGTGGTGCGGCGCTGGGGTTGGTCATCGTGGTGCTGGCCGTGGCGATTGTCAGCATCAGCCAGCCGCGCGACCCCGGGTCTCCGTTCGTGACCCAACAAGCAACGCTGGCAGCCGAATTGCAGGCCGAAACCGGGGAACTGGCGCTGAGCGCCGCGTGGGGCGGCGGCACGCTGTCGCTCACGCGGGTTTCGGGCAGTGATGCCGGGCCGGGACAGGATTACGAGGTCTGGGCGATTGCGCCGGACAGCGCGCCGGTGTCCTTGGGCCTGTTACGCGGCACGCAGGTGCGGCTGAGCGCCGAGGTGGCCGAGGGCTGGACCCTTGCCGTCAGCCTGGAGCCTGAGGGCGGGTCGACCACGGGCG